One Hermetia illucens chromosome 4, iHerIll2.2.curated.20191125, whole genome shotgun sequence DNA segment encodes these proteins:
- the LOC119655850 gene encoding nischarin: MSYYHKFATETTINIPKYVETNGVIFYDINVKVKDVEWWVQRRYRDFDELHDKLVSEQSVSKKLLPPKKMIGNKNPSFIDQRRRDLEEYLQHLLGFLRIAMPRPFAEFLELNKYDINFLLQDLAKYFCECGNALMCVSPEYSFTCLDLYSISERMGLPCPFEDIPDSFDFSHVLDFCCQLEIISITPTKASYEAGSDYNSIDVPIGRSNIIPKNLTFHLNAFRNLKQMKVYGISTENFSEITFLKTTLTTLYVHNTTITKINQVILCDNIHKNEDIEQVSKWDVLGYLNVSGNLLTSFDQSIKLAPKLHTLIADQNRLKSIKYLNHLPQLRTLSLCENLITDCTDWHTELGNLVSLNLSQNKIRSLVGLRKMYSLVSLDLSCNQIDDIDEVDHIGRLPLLEQLRLTGNPLSGTVDYRPRVFARFNERAPDVYLDNEKGTPRELDTALVLSALRKSSSSQGSSNGVNR, translated from the exons ATGTCGTACTATCACAAGTTCGCCACAGAAACAACAATTAACATTCCGAAGTATGTGGAAACCAACGGCGTGATTTTCTATGATATAAACGTTAAAGTGAAGGATGTGGAGTGGTGGGTGCAAAGGCGATATCGTGACTTCGATGAGTTGCACGATAAATTGGTTAGCGAGCAAAGTGTGTCGAAGAAACTGCTTCCACCGAAAAAG ATGATCGGCAACAAGAACCCGTCCTTCATTGACCAACGTCGAAGGGACCTCGAGGAGTACTTGCAGCATCTCTTGGGGTTCCTCCGCATCGCCATGCCCCGACCCTTCGCAGAATTCCTCGAGTTGAACAAATACGACATAAACTTTTTACTGCAAGATCTCGCCAAGTATTTCTGTGAGTGTGGAAACGCACTGATGTGCGTAAGCCCCGAGTACAGTTTTACATGTCTCGAT CTGTACTCGATAAGCGAACGAATGGGTCTCCCTTGTCCATTCGAAGACATTCCGGACAGTTTCGACTTTTCACATGTGCTAGACTTCTGTTGTCAACTGGAAATAATTTCCATTACGCCCACTAAA GCATCCTACGAGGCAGGGAGTGATTACAACTCTATCGATGTTCCAATTGGCCGCAGCAACATCATCCCGAAAAACCTAACTTTTCACCTCAATGCATTCCGTAATCTCAAACAAATGAAGGTTTATGGCATTTCAACCGAAAACTTTTCAGAAATTA CCTTCCTGAAAACAACCCTTACAACACTCTACGTACACAATACAACTATCACGAAAATAAACCAAGTGATCTTGTGTGATAACATCCACAAGAACGAGGACATTGAACAGGTTTCGAAATGGGATGTCCTTGGCTATTTGAACGTTTCCGGAAATCTACTAACGTCATTTGACCAAAGCATCAAACTAGCACCCAAACTCCACACACTCATTGCAGACCAGAATCGCTTGAAATCCATAAAATATCTCAACCACTTGCCACAACTAAGGACATTGAGTCTATGCGAAAATCTGATCACAGATTGCACAGATTGGCACACAGAACTCGGAAACTTAGTCTCACTGAATCTGTCCCAGAATAAAATCAGGTCCTTAGTTGGATTGAGAAAAATGTACTCATTAGTAAGCTTAGATTTGAGCTGCAACCAAATTGATGACATCGATGAAGTGGACCACATAGGCCGACTACCACTGTTGGAGCAGTTACGTCTGACGGGCAACCCATTGTCAGGTACAGTAG ACTATCGACCGCGTGTCTTTGCGCGATTCAATGAACGAGCCCCCGATGTTTACCTAGACAATGAGAAGGGAACACCCAGAGAATTGGATACAGCACTTGTCCTCTCAGCGTTGAGGAAATCATCCAGTAGTCAAGGATCATCTAACGGAGTAAACAGATAG